One stretch of Clavelina lepadiformis chromosome 6, kaClaLepa1.1, whole genome shotgun sequence DNA includes these proteins:
- the LOC143462181 gene encoding bifunctional glutamate/proline--tRNA ligase-like, producing MASATTLCHASLNLVVSARLKKFIKKVRVVCHFTPLLRFTPPSPNHTLVNCKGILTNNLISFDINATGDIIQIQRKGFYRCDQAYLPPSIHTSKAAPCILFFIPDGHTKELPKSGAKADKNSKTPAKGKGGSSSGQSGNKKKQKKASEAANATVDSEEAKQIYAKVTGQGNEVRELKAAKAPKEEVDAAVKGLLQLKANYKKASGKDYKSPSAGASASKNSNNNKKGDDKPMSDSAQPKDLYEKVTPQGDTVRKLKSEKASKEEVDAAVKVLLSLKAEYKQATGTDYKPPSGAGGHEKGGSGKQEKKGKPPKEKAAQISAQAKGDDGKAAKKQTRLGLEATKKGDLTEWYKQVITKAEMIEYYDISGCYILRPWAYGIWERIMDFIDEEIKKLGVENAYFPMFLSQSALEQLREKEHIADFAPEVAWVTKYGQSELAEPIAVRPTSETIMYPTYAKWIQSHRDFPIKCNQWCNIVRWEFKNPQPFLRTREFLWQEGHSAFSNKPEAEVEVMQILELYAQVYEDYLAIPDVVRGRKTEKEKFAGGDYTTTVEAFISASGRAIQGATCHHLGQNFSKMFDISCEDPNAPGEKLYAFQNSWGLTTRTIGVLIMVHGDDNGLVLPPRIANVQVIVVPCGITASTTDANKKAILDKCNDYVTRLNAVGVRARADLRENYSSGWKFNHWELKGVPVRIEVGPRDIKQKQCVAVLRYNGEKKTVGESDLTKSIAEILERIQSDMKAKAVKDLEENMVVADNWEDFLKYLDQGKIIQAPFCMETEWEDWIKKNSARDQDLEPGAPSMGAKSLCIPFKPLKELQEGQTCVSGCGKPAKGYCLFGRSY from the exons ATGGCGTCTGCAACCACGTTATGTCATGCTTCACTAAACTTAGTGGTATCCGCGcggttaaaaaaatttattaagaaAGTAAGAGTGGTGTGCCACTTTACCCCGTTGCTCCGCTTTACACCACCTTCCCCTAA CCATACTCTCGTGAATTGCAAAGGGATATTAACTAATAACTTAATAAGTTTCGACATTAATGCGACTGGTGACATCATCCAGATACAAAGGAAGGGATTTTACAGATGCGACCAGGCCTATCTTCCACCGAG CATTCACACCAGCAAAGCAGCTCCTTGCATATTATTCTTTATACCTGACGGCCATACAAAGGAATTACCGAAATCCGGTGCAAAAGCTGACAAGAATTCTAAAACCCCCGCAAAGGGAAAAGGTGGAAGCAGCAGTGGCCAATCTGGCAACAAAAAGAAGCAAAAGAAAG CGAGCGAAGCCGCAAACGCAACTGTGGACTCCGAGGAAGCAAAGCAAATCTACGCTAAAGTTACAGGACAAGGAAATGAAGTCAGAGAACTAAAGGCTGCGAAAGCTCCGAAG GAGGAGGTCGACGCTGCCGTGAAGGGACTGTTGCAGTTAAAAGCTAATTACAAGAAAGCGAGCGGAAAGGATTACAAATCCCCATCTGCTGGTGCAAGTGCGTCAaaaaacagcaacaacaatAAGAAAGGG GACGACAAACCAATGAGTGACAGCGCTCAGCCCAAAGACCTTTATGAAAAGGTCACGCCGCAGGGTGACACCGTCCGAAAACTGAAGTCGGAAAAAGCTTCCAAAGAAGAAGTCGACGCAGCCGTTAAA GTTTTGCTGAGCCTGAAAGCAGAATACAAACAAGCAACCGGTACTGATTACAAACCACCTAGTGGTGCTGGTGGCCACGAAAAAGGTGGTTCAGGAAAGCAGGAAAAGAAGGGAAAGCCCCCGAAAGAGAAAGCTGCCCAAATCTCAGCACAGGCGAAGGGTGACGACGGAAAAGCGGCGAAGAAGCAGACAAG GCTGGGCTTGGAAGCTACGAAGAAGGGCGATTTGACGGAATGGTACAAGCAGGTCATCACCAAAGCCGAAATGATCGAATATTATGACATCAGCGGTTGTTATATTTTGCGCCCGTGGGCTTACGGCATATGGGAACGAATAATG GATTTCATTGATGAGGAAATCAAGAAACTTGGCGTGGAGAACGCTTACTTTCCTATGTTTCTTTCGCAATCCGCACTTGAGCAATTGAGAGAGAAAGAACACATTGCCGACTTTGCACCAgag GTTGCCTGGGTAACCAAATATGGCCAATCGGAACTGGCCGAGCCCATCGCGGTCCGTCCGACCAGCGAGACGATTATGTACCCCACCTATGCAAAGTGGATTCAGTCGCATAGAGACTTCCCGATAAAGTGCAACCAGTGGTGTAATATTGTG CGATGGGAATTTAAGAATCCTCAACCATTCCTAAGAACACGAGAGTTTCTCTGGCAGGAAGGCCACAGCGCGTTTTCCAATAAACCGGAAGCCGAAGTCGAG GTGATGCAGATATTAGAATTGTACGCTCAAGTATATGAGGACTATCTCGCGATTCCTGATGTGGTTCGCGGCAGAAAGACAGAGAAGGAGAAATTTGCCGGAGGAGATTACACGACTACGGTGGAAGCTTTTATATCAGCGAGCGGTCGCGCGATCCAA GGAGCAACCTGTCATCATCTCGGTCAAAATTTCTCCAAGATGTTTGACATCAGCTGCGAAGATCCCAACGCG CCTGGTGAGAAGTTGTACGCCTTCCAAAACTCGTGGGGACTCACTACCAGGACCATCGGAGTCCTTATCATGGTCCATGGCGACGACAACGGTCTTGTTTTGCCTCCCCGCATTGCCAATGTTCAG GTCATCGTGGTGCCCTGTGGAATCACGGCATCGACCACTGACGCAAACAAGAAGGCCATTCTTGATAAATGCAACGATTATGTGACACGTTTAAATGCTGTCGGCGTTCGTGCAAGGGCAGATCTTCGCGAAAATTACTCTTCCGGATGGAAGTTCAACCACTGGGAGTTAAAG GGTGTGCCGGTAAGGATCGAAGTTGGACCTCGGGATATAAAGCAGAAGCAGTGCGTTGCTGTACTTCGTTACAACGGCGAGAAGAAGACGGTGGGAGAAAGTGACCTAACCAAGTCCATAGCTGAAATCTTGGAAAGAATTCAATCAGACATGAAG GCAAAAGCCGTAAAAGATTTGGAAGAAAACATGGTGGTGGCTGATAATTGGGAAGACTTCCTTAAATATCTTGATCAGGGCAAG ATAATTCAAGCTCCTTTCTGCATGGAGACCGAGTGGGAGGACTGGATAAAGAAGAACAGCGCAAG GGATCAAGACCTTGAGCCTGGGGCGCCGTCGATGGGGGCAAAGAGCTTGTGCATCCCCTTCAAACCCCTAAAAGAACTGCAGGAGGGGCAGACGTGTGTTAGCGGGTGTGGTAAGCCTGCTAAGGgttattgtttgtttgggAGGAGCTATTAG
- the LOC143462902 gene encoding protein O-mannosyl-transferase TMEM260-like isoform X1, with amino-acid sequence MYTRQKPRRQGKKYSNTDVAHALVEKALESSYTGFLLSGTCLFGVSALYVSTLHPTVVGGNSGELVSAIYEWGVPHPPGYPIYIILGKIFQVLFQFSDPAWAVGLLSALTGGAAGSLLCMIVYRLTSSPCSSVFAALSFALSRPVWTWSITAEIFALNNLFVVMIVLWSANAADTIKTEEKASSGTLQKVVCQIWLLFGLSLCNQTKIFVYVIFIAAWSVLELVFEKLLSVRLALKMVGSLALGLMPYIYLPIAGNFSKSQVLWGDHSSIGGVLFHVFRCDYGSCDSRIFSTNKNCMQNNLVRHSERTVNEFTWPVVLLAVIGTLCGHRFMRRHFRRLLLVWTVMVLVYIIFLAWHCTSNIEKPYVFEMTERYWLQSDVMLCLFAGLGLSVVIKWFQFGKEHTRLNFNVPSRLGQFFTAALIAYQLQRNWPQCNQSQNTLMRDFARQALAVLPKNAIVLPENDMMAMLYSYSQVCDRIRPDIRLLVPASLSLPWYVKRIKSKYKTKDLYVPGDILAVGRQKTEDMLPFTLKHLFDANSDKKIFFCSRPVWYFDNSWINHYQAVPYGLCRQLLKPDKVHSKIDLDEYMQVGQHIYKWNVPYKLPPVFTGSNPTKFRLSTSDETVSDVLWKGREHMIAHIMKAAIQVNPKNDEAGKIQERLRLLTFCYQKLRRLLEVESKKFSVRIGAFPHSLLPVPPVWYRDLAFTTMYISNTKPRKRLEYAKEAQRYFAIFFHLTEIYKNEISKEDMRLAKKAASQIDPVIRNLTKNQQTGKKTKGKSPSKKSCRHA; translated from the exons GTTCCTCATCCACCGGGATACCCGATCTACATCATCCTTGGAAAAATCTTCCAAGTTCTCTTCCAATTTTCCGATCCGGCATGGGCAGTCGGACTCTTGAGCGCTCTTACCGGTGGTGCAGCCGGTTCTCTGCTCTGTATGATTGTTTACAG ATTGACCTCTTCGCCGTGCTCTTCTGTATTTGCTGCACTCTCTTTTGCCCTCTCGCGGCCAGTATGGACTTGGTCAATCACAGCAGAAATATTTGCGCTAAATAATTTGTTTGTCGTGATGATTGTTCTTTGGTCAGCTAATGCTGCGGACACTATTAAAACTGAGGAAAAAGCAAGTAGTGGAACTTTACAAAAG GTGGTTTGTCAGATTTGGCTACTTTTTGGACTGAGTCTATGTAAccagacaaaaatatttgtttacgTCATATTTATAGCAGCCTGGTCGGTTTTGGAACTTGTCTTTGAAAAG ttACTTTCTGTACGACTTGCTTTGAAAATGGTTGGGTCCCTTGCCTTAGGGTTGATGCCCTACATATACTTACCCATTGCAGGAAATTTCAG CAAATCCCAAGTTTTGTGGGGTGACCATTCCTCCATTGGCGGGGTGTTATTCCACGTGTTTCGTTGCGATTATGGATCGTGTGACTCGCGGATATTTTCAACTAACAAGAATTGCATGCAAAATAATCTTGTTAGGCATTCTGAGAGAACGGTTAACGAGTTCACTTGGCCGGTCGTGCTATTGGCTGTTATAGGAACACTATGCGGTCATAG ATTTATGCGTCGCCATTTTCGGAGGTTGCTGCTCGTTTGGACGGTCATGGTTCTTGTTTACATCATATTTCTCGCCTGGCATTGCACCTCCAACATTGA AAAACCTTATGTTTTCGAAATGACGGAACGTTATTGGCTGCAATCTGACGTCATGTTGTGTCTTTTTGCTGGTTTGGGACTTTCGGTGGTTATCAAATGGTTTCAATTTG GCAAAGAACACACACGGCTAAACTTCAATGTACCTTCAAGATTGGGGCAGTTTTTCACAGCGGCTTTGATTGCCTATCAG ctgCAGCGCAACTGGCCACAATGTAATCAGTCCCAAAACACATTGATGAGAGATTTCGCCAGGCAAGCGTTGGCTGTTTTGCCGAAAAATGCAATAGTTTTACCTGAAAACGACATGATGGCCATGCTGTACAGTTATTCCCAAGTTTGTGATAGGATAAG GCCTGACATTCGCCTCTTGGTTCCTGCAAGCTTATCGCTACCCTGGTACGTGAAACGAATCAAGTCAAAGTATAAAACAAAGGATCTCTACGTCCCCGGAGACATTTTGGCGGTTGGTCGGCAAAAGACCGAGGACATGCTTCCATTTACACTGAAGCATTTGTTTGACGCCAACAGCGA caaaaagatatttttttgttcacGTCCTGTGTGGTACTTTGACAACTCCTGGATAAATCATTACCAGGCTGTACCCTACGGACTCTGTAGGCAGCTGCTGAAGCCAGATAAAGTTCACAGCAAAATTGACCTGGACG AGTATATGCAAGTGGGTCAACACATATACAAATGGAACGTCCCGTACAAGTTACCGCCGGTTTTTACCGGTTCAAATCCGACCAAATTTCGTTTGTCAACCTCTGACGAAACAGTTTCCGACGTCCTCTGGAAGGGCAGGGAACACATGATCGCTCACATTATGAAAGCGGCCATTCAAGTCAATCCAAAAAATGATGAAGCGGGAAAGATACAGGAACGCTTACGACTGCTCACGTTTTGTTACCAG AAACTTCGGCGTTTGTTAGAGgtggaaagtaaaaaattttccGTTCGAATCGGGGCGTTTCCCCACTCTTTGCTCCCAGTCCCGCCTGTCTGGTACAGGGACCTTGCTTTCACCACCATGTATATCTCGAATACGAAACCACGGAAGCGATTGGAGTACGCCAAGGAAGCTCAACGTTATTTTGCTATCTTCTTCCACCTCACTGAGATCTACAAGAACGAAATCAGCAAGGAGGACATGAGACTGGCCAAAAAAGCAGCATCTCAAATCGATCCTGTAATTAGAAACCTAACCAAGAATCAACAGACCGGAAAGAAGACAAAGGGTAAATCTCCTTCAAAAAAGAGTTGCAGACATGCGTGA